A window from Dermacentor albipictus isolate Rhodes 1998 colony chromosome 10, USDA_Dalb.pri_finalv2, whole genome shotgun sequence encodes these proteins:
- the LOC135900000 gene encoding glycerophosphodiester phosphodiesterase 1-like, producing MVWQYVTPIFGSLLALLLVVLYFAEPADEALAAEVILGDRRDDDGWLPPAFVDFTGATNAPQDTLAAIQEANRTGASGIKLYLDIVANGVGVLFHDRNQLERTAKRQGMLEAAKDPNRLPANDAGKESSAARFQGKHVPTLEEGIDACLRLGLRVIVDVQEHDAHSLIHLIELFHGRPEIFRRVLVASPSPMFLARLRGGRNATIVTALTWPIGSYAYEDAQNTKRRYDKLVWHLTAKAADWLLEWSFECGLLTRLTMVSAVLVNASVISPQYVGSCSGRGLGVIALASNDWAEHEYLRRIVRVPIVTDNLRRA from the coding sequence ATGGTCTGGCAGTACGTGACCCCGATCTTCGGATCACTGTTGGCCCTCCTCCTCGTCGTGCTATATTTCGCCGAGCCCGCCGACGAGGCCCTTGCCGCCGAAGTGATTCTCGGAGATAGGCGCGATGACGATGGCTGGCTGCCGCCGGCGTTCGTTGACTTCACGGGGGCAACGAACGCGCCGCAGGACACGTTGGCGGCCATCCAGGAAGCGAACAGGACGGGCGCCTCGGGAATCAAGCTCTACTTGGACATCGTGGCCAATGGCGTGGGTGTGCTCTTCCACGACAGGAACCAGCTGGAAAGAACCGCCAAACGCCAGGGTATGCTGGAGGCTGCGAAAGACCCGAACCGACTCCCAGCGAACGATGCCGGCAAAGAATCGTCTGCTGCACGCTTCCAGGGCAAACACGTGCCGACGCTGGAAGAAGGCATCGATGCGTGCCTCCGTCTCGGCCTTCGGGTAATAGTGGACGTCCAGGAACACGATGCCCACTCCCTGATCCACCTCATCGAACTGTTCCATGGCCGGCCCGAAATATTTAGACGAGTTCTGGTCGCCTCTCCCAGTCCGATGTTTCTTGCTCGCCTGCGTGGTGGTCGCAATGCGACCATCGTGACGGCGCTTACCTGGCCAATCGGATCCTACGCGTACGAGGACGCGCAGAACACCAAGCGACGCTACGACAAACTCGTCTGGCACCTGACTGCGAAGGCCGCCGACTGGCTTCTCGAATGGTCCTTCGAATGCGGCCTGCTGACTCGCCTGACCATGGTTTCGGCGGTGCTGGTTAACGCAAGTGTGATAAGCCCCCAGTACGTGGGCTCTTGTAGTGGTCGGGGCCTGGGTGTCATCGCGCTGGCTTCGAACGACTGGGCCGAGCACGAATATCTTCGTCGAATTGTTCGGGTGCCTATCGTTACGGACAACTTACGTCGTGCTTAG